The following are from one region of the Archangium lipolyticum genome:
- a CDS encoding patatin-like phospholipase family protein, translating to MPAPTLHQLLEGKRFGLVLSAGYFGFYGHAGFLKGLAGAGLRPAAYAGTSAGGLIAAYAAAGASVHAIEELVLKQTRQAFWDPDPIGAVLNGLPSEGHGATGLLKGERFRRLLEETLPVHSFEELPYPLLLASANLTQGTHEVFTSGELAPRVHATCAYPGLFRAVRLGRDLYWDGGLVDKAPALSMRESAFGKDLDAILVHFLPSRTRTILGGPMAYAQGIAAGSAALRHDHFRLQLALLKERGFPVHVVVSNLPPVSPTQMERGFDALHQAKLSAERALARPPVPFEQA from the coding sequence ACCAGCTCCTCGAAGGCAAACGTTTCGGACTCGTTCTCTCAGCCGGGTACTTCGGCTTCTACGGACACGCCGGCTTCCTCAAGGGGCTGGCGGGCGCGGGGCTGAGACCGGCGGCGTACGCGGGCACGAGTGCGGGTGGGCTGATCGCCGCCTATGCGGCCGCGGGAGCGAGCGTGCACGCGATCGAGGAGCTGGTGCTCAAGCAGACGCGGCAGGCGTTCTGGGATCCGGACCCCATCGGGGCGGTGCTCAATGGCCTGCCCTCCGAGGGCCACGGCGCCACGGGCCTGCTCAAGGGTGAGCGCTTCCGCCGGTTGCTGGAGGAGACGCTGCCGGTGCACAGCTTCGAGGAGCTGCCCTACCCGCTGCTGCTGGCGAGCGCCAACCTGACGCAGGGCACGCACGAGGTCTTCACCTCGGGCGAGTTGGCGCCGCGGGTGCACGCCACGTGCGCCTACCCGGGCCTGTTCCGCGCGGTGCGGCTGGGGAGGGACCTGTATTGGGACGGAGGACTGGTGGACAAGGCGCCCGCGCTGTCGATGCGGGAGAGCGCGTTCGGCAAGGACCTGGACGCCATCCTCGTGCACTTCCTGCCGAGCCGCACGCGCACGATATTGGGCGGGCCCATGGCGTACGCGCAGGGCATCGCGGCGGGCTCGGCGGCGCTGCGGCACGATCACTTCCGGCTGCAGCTCGCGCTGTTGAAGGAGCGCGGCTTCCCCGTCCATGTGGTGGTGTCCAACCTGCCGCCGGTGTCCCCGACACAGATGGAGCGCGGCTTCGATGCGCTGCACCAGGCGAAGTTGAGCGCCGAGCGCGCCCTGGCCCGGCCTCCCGTGCCCTTCGAGCAGGCGTGA
- a CDS encoding CoA-binding protein, which yields MSYVENLIEDEAGIRAVVQGSKRVAVLGIKTEQQSGQPAYYVPEYLSQAGVDVVPVPVYYPEVTHILGKPVFRRLVDIPGDLDLVDVFRRPQDIDQHVDDILAKKPKAVWFQSGIRNDAAAEKLARAGIKVVQDRCLMVDHRRYGR from the coding sequence ATGAGCTACGTGGAGAACCTCATCGAGGACGAGGCGGGCATCCGCGCGGTGGTGCAGGGCAGCAAGCGGGTGGCGGTGCTCGGCATCAAGACGGAGCAGCAGTCGGGGCAGCCGGCCTACTACGTGCCGGAATACCTGTCCCAGGCGGGCGTGGACGTGGTGCCGGTGCCCGTCTACTACCCGGAGGTGACGCACATCCTCGGCAAGCCGGTGTTCCGGCGGTTGGTGGACATCCCCGGGGACCTCGACCTGGTGGACGTGTTCCGGCGGCCGCAGGACATCGACCAGCACGTGGATGACATCCTCGCCAAGAAGCCGAAGGCGGTGTGGTTCCAGTCGGGCATCCGCAACGACGCCGCGGCCGAAAAGCTGGCACGGGCGGGAATCAAGGTGGTGCAGGACCGTTGTCTGATGGTGGACCACCGGCGTTACGGGCGCTGA
- a CDS encoding DUF2381 family protein has translation MRTRVRPGPWILLPWFLLSVPAIAQEHPAGQMFQRRTLVVPARPGEVPPVELHVAADVATLVRFEAPLKPGAPKLPEHEERIQLGPTSDDSMVILLTRPLADGERVTLTLDAGPGAAPLRFVLVTRHDVVDARVRVVHAWGSTDEDGAEYMARSLLGAPDARATLDVPQEAVKYNTQDSRGRVQSVLWLDRRFFVTVIVRSSKQGTPPWKLVQARLRATLADGVLLEWPAHLLSGAASSIRQQHVLTSRLPEGASRLELALDGEDSPGVFRPLSLGEGPVRP, from the coding sequence GTGAGGACTCGCGTGCGTCCTGGTCCCTGGATCCTCCTTCCGTGGTTCCTGCTCTCCGTCCCGGCTATCGCTCAGGAACACCCTGCTGGGCAGATGTTCCAGCGGCGTACACTCGTGGTCCCCGCCCGGCCGGGCGAGGTGCCTCCCGTGGAGTTGCACGTGGCGGCGGACGTGGCCACCCTCGTGCGGTTCGAAGCGCCGCTGAAGCCCGGGGCCCCGAAGCTCCCGGAGCACGAGGAGCGCATCCAGCTCGGTCCGACGAGCGATGACTCGATGGTCATCCTCCTCACCAGGCCCCTGGCCGATGGCGAGCGGGTGACGCTCACCCTGGACGCCGGACCCGGCGCCGCCCCCCTCCGCTTCGTGCTCGTCACCCGGCACGACGTGGTGGATGCGAGGGTGCGAGTAGTGCACGCCTGGGGCTCCACCGACGAGGACGGCGCGGAGTACATGGCCCGGAGCCTCCTCGGCGCACCGGACGCCCGCGCCACTCTCGACGTCCCCCAGGAAGCAGTGAAGTACAACACACAGGACTCACGTGGGCGGGTCCAATCCGTGCTCTGGCTGGACCGGCGCTTCTTCGTCACCGTGATCGTGCGAAGCAGCAAGCAAGGCACCCCACCCTGGAAGCTGGTGCAAGCACGGCTGCGGGCGACGCTCGCGGACGGTGTCCTGCTGGAGTGGCCCGCCCACCTGCTCTCGGGAGCGGCAAGTTCGATACGCCAGCAACATGTCCTTACCAGCCGGCTTCCGGAAGGAGCCTCACGACTGGAGCTGGCGCTGGATGGAGAGGACTCGCCCGGAGTCTTCCGGCCGCTCTCCCTGGGAGAGGGACCGGTGCGCCCATGA
- a CDS encoding protein kinase domain-containing protein translates to MSPPLHPNQLRAGDMVRDFRIVRRLGVGGFSFVYLMERAGSSYSLKMAARPVSAEDEDQVDAWMRREVASLEHLEHPNLLPVLEWGRWPDPETGYAWFVTPYVSASTFHEWRWSERASLHRSMRVLCEALKPLEVMHERGMCHRDLKADNLLVRKGDDKPFLIDLGSVHLPCARTLTDGLAPGTLHCQPPEVISFLVSEAMHKGSRLKAQSSADLYALGVLLYETLTNCRPFSTRLSLEQLLVAIATVSPPEPGQLVPDAPASLSALTLRLLAKEPGQRPPSARAVREELELLLREEGHTAPWQAPAKRPSECSRLRESFPDVDVMEEVREAPSAPEETPAGRTQRAGTRWSRWLIALALGLGLLGLGWTLLRVTMAPPREDGSRAESTAPATLVPPEKGTQSVPSASPPDTTLRDSTESVQAPSRLCALLTSLLGAAAAQLAGCATTPMRPDPIGYLANCSPEARATPVTLGIKPDEQGSFLKTGTPASDRSIEDGGSLNLKPGPVTADMLVVMKGQELYLKITGEAVTTPNRVYIQFDRLYLPDGTSMPICGVAVDDLHQYGIPTYAKLPIEGGKVDPAKVDKSPGNVVLNDPAFETVLQGPKGYYVPRINMAPPDWR, encoded by the coding sequence ATGAGCCCGCCCCTGCACCCCAACCAACTGCGCGCGGGGGACATGGTGCGGGACTTCCGCATCGTGCGCCGACTGGGCGTCGGCGGCTTCTCCTTCGTCTATCTGATGGAGCGCGCGGGCAGCAGCTACTCATTGAAGATGGCGGCCCGGCCCGTCTCCGCCGAGGACGAGGACCAGGTGGATGCCTGGATGCGCCGCGAGGTGGCCTCGCTGGAGCACCTGGAGCACCCGAACCTGCTGCCCGTGCTCGAATGGGGTCGGTGGCCCGACCCTGAAACAGGCTACGCCTGGTTCGTCACTCCGTATGTCTCCGCGAGCACCTTCCACGAATGGCGCTGGAGCGAGCGTGCTTCCCTTCACCGCTCCATGAGAGTGCTGTGTGAGGCATTGAAGCCCCTGGAAGTAATGCACGAGCGCGGCATGTGTCACCGGGACCTCAAAGCCGACAACCTGCTGGTGCGAAAGGGCGATGACAAACCCTTCCTCATCGACCTCGGGTCGGTACACCTGCCGTGTGCCCGCACTCTGACGGACGGACTGGCACCGGGTACGCTGCATTGCCAGCCACCCGAGGTCATCTCATTCCTGGTGTCCGAGGCCATGCACAAGGGCTCACGGCTGAAGGCCCAGTCCAGTGCCGACTTGTATGCCCTTGGCGTGCTGCTGTACGAAACACTCACCAACTGCCGTCCCTTCAGCACCCGGCTGTCACTGGAGCAACTGCTGGTGGCCATCGCCACGGTGTCGCCCCCGGAGCCCGGGCAGCTCGTGCCCGACGCTCCCGCCTCCCTGTCCGCGCTGACCCTGCGGCTGCTGGCCAAGGAGCCGGGACAGCGCCCCCCGAGCGCCCGCGCCGTACGCGAGGAGTTGGAGCTGTTGCTTCGGGAAGAAGGACATACCGCCCCCTGGCAGGCCCCAGCGAAACGGCCCTCCGAGTGCTCACGGCTGCGGGAGTCGTTCCCAGATGTGGACGTAATGGAGGAGGTACGAGAGGCCCCGTCGGCTCCAGAGGAAACTCCCGCCGGGCGCACGCAGCGGGCTGGAACACGATGGTCGCGGTGGCTCATCGCGCTGGCCCTCGGACTGGGACTGCTCGGGTTAGGGTGGACACTCCTCCGCGTGACAATGGCCCCTCCCCGGGAGGACGGCTCACGCGCGGAGTCCACCGCGCCAGCCACTCTGGTGCCCCCCGAGAAAGGAACCCAGTCCGTGCCATCCGCCTCCCCTCCCGACACCACCCTCAGAGATTCCACCGAGTCGGTGCAGGCGCCCTCGCGCTTGTGCGCACTGCTCACCAGCCTGCTGGGGGCGGCCGCCGCGCAACTCGCCGGATGCGCCACCACACCCATGCGGCCAGATCCCATCGGGTACCTCGCCAATTGCTCCCCCGAGGCCCGCGCCACCCCCGTCACGCTGGGCATCAAGCCGGATGAGCAGGGCTCCTTCCTGAAGACCGGCACCCCGGCCTCGGACAGATCCATTGAGGACGGAGGCTCCCTCAACCTCAAGCCCGGTCCCGTCACCGCTGACATGCTCGTGGTGATGAAGGGCCAGGAGCTGTACCTGAAAATCACAGGTGAGGCGGTGACGACCCCCAACCGTGTCTACATCCAGTTCGACCGCCTCTACCTGCCGGATGGCACCTCGATGCCCATCTGCGGTGTGGCCGTGGATGACCTGCACCAGTACGGCATCCCAACCTACGCGAAGTTGCCCATCGAGGGCGGCAAGGTGGACCCGGCGAAGGTGGACAAGAGCCCCGGCAACGTGGTGCTCAATGACCCGGCCTTCGAAACGGTGTTGCAGGGGCCCAAGGGCTACTACGTCCCCCGCATCAACATGGCTCCTCCGGACTGGCGCTGA